Genomic DNA from Cloeon dipterum chromosome 3, ieCloDipt1.1, whole genome shotgun sequence:
TTTAAGTTATTTACTTCCCAAACCACTACTTATGTACTTAACGAAAGGCATTGTTTTACCCGAATTTCGCTCTTTGTCATTTTAGTCTGTGATCTAAAATAAAGCAATGATGGATCATCACGAGGAGCAAGTGAACGAAATCGAGGCATTGGATTCAATTTACTGCGGCGACTTTGAGAGtgcgatattttaaaatttcaacacagctcagtttaataaaatttcggaTTTTAGTTATCTCCGTGCAGCCTTACCACGAATTTGCCATCCCTGTGCGAGCCGACAGCGACGACGAAGTGTGTTTGTCatgcactttaaaatttacctaCACCCCAAAATACCCTGATGAGGTGCCGCAGATTGAGGTGCAGGACGCGGAAAATTTTGAGGAGACTGACAGATTAGCAGAACATCTAAAAGAGACCGTAATTGCCGTGTTTTATCACTATTTagctgaatattaatttttaaaatcccagGCTCAAGAAAATTTGGGAATGGTTATGGTATTTACTCTGGTATCTGCCGCACAAGAATGGCTGAATCAGCTTGGCGACGAgcttaaagataaaaaagaagaGATGGTGCGGTTAAAAGTCGAAGCCGAAGAAGAAGCGGAAAGAGTAAAtcttaattatatataattcacttcattgattaaataattatcttgaTAGAAACGATTCGAGGGCACACGGGTGACGGTGGAGTCGTTTATGAAGTGGAAGAAGGCGTTTGATGAGGAGATGTCCGTGTTTAAAAAGAAGGTCAAGGAAGACAAAGACTCAAAGAAGTTGACTGGCAAAGAACTCTTTCTCCTGGATAAATCCCTCAATGAATCTGACCTCAAATTCCTTGAAGAAGGTGCAAAATTCAATCTTTTTGTAATCATTTTGCTATTTccgacatttaaaaatttcaggagaTGATTTCAAAGTGGACGAGACTTTGTTTGAGGACATGGATGAGCTCGACCTGGACGAGATGGATGAAGAGGATGACAGCTAGTCCCCCTCCTTTTTCAcgttaatttgtaattatccAATTGTACAATAAAAAGGTCCCCTCTCACTACCGACTGGAGTCTTTTCTGCTCCCACAAGGTCAAGAGCTGTTGCTCGATTATTGGATCTAATTTAGTCTGTGTCCGTGATGCTTCGAAAGCTGCTGCTCGCGTGTCTGCTCGCCAACGTCGTCCTCGGCTTTGTCGACGATGGGCAGTTATCGTTCCGTAACAAAACCTACATAATTGGCAGCAAGAAAGTAAGCAGCGCGGTCCCAGTATTTTCATTCCCTTctcgaatttcatttttcagttcTCTTGGTACAAAGCTTTCACTTACTGTGCAGAAAAAGGGATGCACTTGCTCAATCTCGAGTCGATAAACAGCAACAAGTGGCTCACGAATTACCTTGACGGtaaatggtttttaatatttcttttttgtcgCCATTATAATTAATATGGATAATATAGTTCTTAAAAGCAAAAGgatttatagttttttgcTTGAATGACATGATTTTATTGGACATTTTACCTTTCAAGTTTCTCCAAAGATATATAAattactgtaaaaatatttgcaatatgAACTTTAGGTTTGTAAACGTAATAAAagtttcagatttaaaaataaaaatatatttttgggctgaaacttttaaatttaggaaaaattgaCCGTTCACGGATCTTAAGATGCTCTTAAGTTCTGTTAACTgaccaataattaattgtatcaTTTGAGCTCGTTTGATGGTCCCTTGACCAgaaaaattagtcaaaatgaATCCGTCTTaagatttacaatttatttgttttttagccGCACAAaaagaagtgaattaaatttggaattcgGAAGTGccttcatttgaaattaaaatttactatgACGACATCGTACAGCAGCCCCAATTGTCATTCTTTGGTCTTCAAactgattttgaataaatcctTAGTGAAAATCCACCTTGGTGACATGCGGGATGACTTGGTACCGCCGTACTGGGTTTCGGCTTTTTGCGAGCAAAAGTCTGGAAGAATCAGGTGGGTGACACCTGAGGTGCAGCCAAGCGGCCAGGAACCTATCGCGTGCACTGCCCTGGGTAAGGATGAACAAAGTTGCATTCTCATCTACAACAACCACGCCGAGCACACGATGGACAAGTTTGACGTCTCGCCCTGCTACAACTTGTCAAGTttcatttgtgaaaattaatttttacaaaaagtcACATAATGAGAGTGACCCTAATgctaataataaatgtaatgaaATATACCCTTGTTGCctgaaattttacaatataataTAGTACATTAATTGTTACCAGAAATAATTATCCATTAAAAATTGCGTTATTAAACTATTTGATgtcaattgaataatttagacTAAATTATTTCTGGAACTGAAAGATTTCAGTGAATAAGTATAcctatttgtattttttagaaatatgcCTCCTTAGgttctaaataataatattaaacttgttatattttactcctctggaaaataaatgctttaatTTCCGTAgcatgaaatatgaaattgttttaataaaaattcatgatgcaaaaatttaattcttaattcaAGTTGGATCAGCGTGCTTTGCAATATTTGCCTTGTCCATCACAGACTTGTTCATGCCACACTTCTCCAGATGCTTTCGGAGATCCCTCTTTTCCACATATTTCCGGCCGCAGAATTCGCAGGAGTGACTCCTGACGTTATCGTGCCGTTTCATGTGGTCCTTCAGTTTGTCAGCTCTGGCGAACTTCTTTCCACACTTTTCACAAGAATGCTCTTTCACTTGGTCGTGCACttgctgcaaacaaaaataattcgtttagtcaagattttttgaaacaattaatgaATTGTATTGGTCATTTTCTtacatttttatgtatttttaatgaagatgGATTACTGAAGGTTTTCTCGCATTTGTCGCACTTGTGAGGCTTCTTCTGCGAGTGCATCATGTAGTGACGCTTCATGTAGTCGGCCCTTTTGAACGCCTTACCGCATATCTACGAATTGAACACTAGATTTATGAAtccaaattttggaaagtaaaaatttgctaCCTCACAAACAGCGGTGAGCGACGGGTTGTGGGTCTTCAAGTGTCGGTCGTAGCTGAGGCGCAGCATGAATCTTTTCTTGCACGTCGGACATGAGAAACAGCCGGCACCGCCGTGCTCTTTTTTGCAGTGTGCTTGAAGCGCTGACACCGAAGATAAAGCCTAGAAAAGGTTccaaatccaaaataattatatgagagtaaaatttaatagtgagagCTCTGAAGAAGATTTTGattaaccaaaattatttaaataacacaCAAAACTTCGAGAGCTAAATTGTTGAGGCGtaaattgattatattttaggCTTCAAATTTTACTATGTTGAGAGAGATTTCTTTTTGGGCCAAAATTTCTAAACACTACTGACTTACTTTTCCGCAGAGGTCACATGCAGTGGGCAGAGTGTGATTTTTGGCTCTGTGCGCCTCGAGCTTTCCAGCGTCGGAAAAGGTCTCGTTACAGTTAAGGCACTCAAACTGCTGTTCCTCATCTGGAAATGCGATCATATACAATTAGAAATTgcctaaaaatattgtattctTTTTACCTAAAGGCTCTTGGGGCTCACTCTCAGTCCAGCTCTTCTCGCTGACAGCGTCGAAAACGGAATTGAGCACCTCCAGCGAGGCGGCATCCttgtctatattttttatcactatAACCGGCTCCTCGGTGGCCTCTTGCTTGTCGTCCCAGTGCACCAGTAGCCCGGCTGCGTCCAGCTGCTGCGTTTCGTCCGACACAAAATTTTCCGCGTCATGGAATGGATCGTCAAGTGGAACCTTTAAAATACACAGCAGtgtcaacaaaatatttttaaaatttaatatataatttaaattttttaatgagtcaatttaatcaatttacgtttgatataaaaattagcagAATTACAGTAAATAACTGCAGAATATATCACTGAAATATCCATTAACAAAaagatgaatcgatagagtttcAGAATAGAAATATAGACAATTGCACCGatcacataaaaaatttatataatattaagttgccctgtcagcccataataaacctaattttgaaactaatatAACCTTAAATGGGTTGAAATCATGGCTCATTTTATATCAGCTTCATCGCTTTGTGTACTACAGAATTTGGAgttagaaaagtaaaaaatacacattgatctgtaatttaaatagattaCCTCATTCAGAGGTGAGATAATTTCCTCCTTACACCAGTTGATCGGTGGCCGCTGTGACTGCACAATGATATCCTACGGAAAGAATTATCAAGTTGTATTTTTCAGCCAAAAAGATTGCCTTACATTTATCCCAATCTGCAGATCTTGCAGCGCCGTCACAAGGATTGAAACGCAGTCCTGCGTGTCGCTGATGCTCTCAGTTTTGATGCTAAATGCATAATCCAAAATCACTTCTGACTGGTgcagctgcaaaattaaaaaaatttgattcatcAAATAGgtcatcaaattaatattctattAATGATTAGTGTTACCAATAAccaatattgatattttctcTGTAGAATACTTTACAAAACGAATCGAtcgatgatttttttgttttttgctttttatctctGTCCAAGGACTGGGAgtgggaagggcgcgcactgcactagcacgaatgctgaaacccgggtcccaataacaccgcgaacggataacatgggcgcaccaggccgcacagggacccagccctctgaagggccacttgcctccgcaccgaggactgcattgaaactcTAAACATTCGTCCCGctaagccaaatcacgcatgctggaaaggtgcaaaccagcaagttagcgagtcggcgccggtgcgcctcccagcccgttgagcgatttgagcatttcgggttactaaactaaccactttgtgccatctctgacattgggtagccagtattagatctccgaactgctcaaatacctcacattgctttgacactcctgataCGGTCTGTGACAAagttttctaatattttagcTTCATTGTGGTCAttggattttataaattcaattcttatttttttttggagGTGAACtacttttagtttaaaaagaaatttcaaaaaaagtccAAAAGTTGCTAAAATCATCATATTGAAAAACCTTCCACCATACACGAATTCACTTCACCAAAAACTACCAAGAGTTTCTTGATTAGTAATAAAAAGGCATGTATTTTGATAACTGAATAACTTACTATCCTTTATTCAGCCTTTCTTGCGATGcagtaacaaaaaataaccagcatacatttaaaaaaggaatcatACAAAGTTCTTGCTGAGCGGGTGGGCGGCGTAATAACCTCCCTTTTCAAAGACCTTCTTCCCAATGTCCATGTGTGCCTGGTCAAGTCCGTTGAGGGGCCCGGCCTCGAGTTCCCCAACGTACTGCCTTACCAGCGCAAGCGTTTTCAAGGTGACTGTATGTGCAAGCACCAATTCGTACTCTGCATTGTGCAAGCCGATGCAATAGGAGCGTGAGGCGCGCGACACGGACGCGAACGCCGCGTACACATTGATGGCAATGTCGGCGATGCGTCGCAACTCGAGCTGTGCGTCGATCACGTCCTTGCCGTACCGCTGCAGCACCATCATGGTCGCGTACTGCAGACGCAACACGCAGTACTCAACGTTGTTGGTGGCCGCCTCCAAAGACGGGTGCGTGAAGCCCTTGAGACGCAGGTTCATCTTGGGCGAGTCCATTTTGTGGCGGAATTGCGTCCGCAGCAGCCGGTACGTGTAGCCGGGGTAGAGTAGAGGGTTGCGCGCCTTTCGCACCGTCTCTTGCAGCTCGGCGCCCGCGTGCTGCAGCCCGAGTACAGAGATAAAGATGCGCAGGATCTCGTTGGTGCCCTCGAAGATCATCATGATTCGCGAGTCCCGCAGGTAGCGCTCATAAGGGTAGTCTTTCATGTAGCCCAGACCacctgcgaatttttcaaacagacaaagactttttattaaaaaggtttataaagtttttgtgttttatttaaaattattaaagcagGGTTTAAGAACAAATTGCGTAATATGGGGTGTTCAAAAGCTCAACAACTACTGCTTCTGAGGACCTAGCTCTAAATCAGACCATTTTTAGCAAAGTTataccattttaaaaaaaaccgaggactgtcgaaaaattaaaaaaaaaacaatgcaaaaaagtatcaaattttaataaaaaattaagcattcTTTGAAACCGCTCAAAAATGTCTAATTTTAGAAACCTCCAATTtagactatttttagacggtgtatttttagtttaagaCAATTTAAAGTGtatggtttaaatatttaattagacaTGTGCTCATTTGAATTCCCCTAACGATTGGAGGTccagaaaatatattcaatcaTCTAAAATTCATAACCTTTAACAATTCTAAAAATCTGCttctggaaattttccttgtaAACCAACTGACCTAGAATTTGCAGGCATTCACTGACTCCCGTCCAGGCGGCTTCGGAGCTGTAGACCTTGACCATGGCGGCCTCCATGGCGCAGTCGGGGTTGTCGTAGAGGTCGAGGATGCCGGCGGTCATGTAAGCCATGCTCTCCATGGCGTACACGTCCAAACTCAGCTTGGCCACCTTCTCTTTGATCAAGCCGAATTCCTTCAGCTGCTTGCCGAACTGCTTGCGCTCGGTCGCGTGCGTTGTCACCAGCTTAATCAGCTTCTTCAGCACGCCCGCTGAAGAGCTGCCCATGCTGAATCGGCCGctgttcaaaatattcatcgcCACCTAAATACAGAATTAGCGaggttggaaaaattaattaaattaaatttttattatatgtCAATATACCCgattcaaatttctttaagATCTCATTTTGAGCAATTCAGCGATTGACAGAGGTTTGGAAAGTTCAATTTCTGACATTTATAATTAGTCGGCAACTTTTTGGCTAGGTagccttatttttttaaacattgcggaaattattttcgttttttttattatttaaaaaataagaaaattttggaagATCCATTGAGCTCTTAAGAAAAACTTATCTTACCTTGAATCCCCCGCCAACCTCGCCGAGGACATTTTCCATGGGGATGGGCGTGTTGTCAAAGTGCACCTCGGTGGTGTTGGAGCCGCGAATGCCGAGTTTGTCCTCGGGCTTTCCGGAGGTGATTCCACCAAAGCCTCGCTCGACCACGAACGCCGTCACCTTGTCCACCTTTTGACCCATCTCGTCGAACTGCTCCGTCTTGGCGAAGACGGTGAAGAAGTCGGCGATGCCGCCGTTGCTGATCCAGATTTTGCCGCCGTTCAGACGCCACGTCTTGCCGTCCTTGTCCAGCGTGGCCCGCGTCTGGATGGAGGCGGCGTCGGAGCCGCTGCTCGGCTCCGTCAAGCAGAACGCGGCCACCCACTCGCCGGTGGCTAGCCGCGGCAGGTACTTGCGCTTTTGCTCCTCCGTGCCGCAGATCAGCAGCCCCTTCACGCATCGTCAGTATCgatttgtacatttttaaatttattggcctgatatttatataattcacCAGTTTGATTTCTTCTCAAACCAAATTGACACTTTTCTGAATATCAGAGCCAATATTAAAGCAGCGGGTTGGAGGAAGATTATCTTGCGACAACCTTGAGAACTTGGGTGACAATGCTGCTTCATTCCGCAATACTGAATGCATGCTCATTTTTTGggctttattattatttgccccCATGAACAGGACTGTGAAATGTCAAAGGAATATTATTCGGAGATAATTTATTGTCACCTAAGATTTCTGGTGGAAAAAATCTGCCGATTACAGACGATTTTCATGTTTaagtttaatataataatacaaattagGCTCTATAAATAATGGCTCAACGTTTCATAAAGATCCTCTGAAACCACATTTTCGTATGTTCCAATCAATTCCTGAAGGTCGAAATAGGTGggatatatataattatttctttcgaAAAATGTTAAGTGATGTGCAAGCAGACGCACAAAGCAAAACGCAAGTCGCTCTGGCGTGCGCAACGCATGAACCTTTTGGCcgctactgcgcaagcgtcacCCCTCTGATGTCACAGCTCTTTCAGCTGCCAATGCCAATCACGAAGCATGGTCAGAGGGgtgacgcttgcgcagtagcgGCCAAAAGGTTCACGTGTTGCGCGCGCCAGAGCGACTTGCGTTTTGCTTTGTGCGTCTGCTTGCACGTCACTTAACATTTTtcgaaagaaataattatatatcccacctatttcgaccctcaggaatcgattggaatatgaaaaaaaatggcTTTAGTGGGTCTTTAAATTAGCTCTGGACTGGAACTTCATTTTTGACCGTGCCAATTGATTTTCTGAGAGTCGGATATGGTTCCTTTCCTGGAAAATCACGCTATTTCACAGCCCTGCTTCACGCAACAAGTTCTCAAAGTTGTCCCTAcaagaaattgaagaaatcaGGCCACACGCTACCTTGAGGCCGATGGACTGGTGGGCGGCGAGGGTGACGGCCACCGAGCCGTCCAGGGCGGTCACCTCAGCGATGCGGGCGAACTCGGTGGCGTTGAGACCCAGCCCGCCGAACTCCTCGGGGATCTGCTGGCCGAAGAGGCCCATCTCCTTGAGGGCATTCAGCACCTCTGGAGGGATCTTAGCCTCCCGGTCGATGGCACGCGAGTCGAGCCGCTCGTTGAAGAACTTCTCGATCGGCGCCACCATCTCGTTCAGGGTCTGCAGCCGCTCAGGGTCGAGCACTTCGGGGTAGGCGAACAGGTCGCAGTCGACCCTGCCGAGGAACAGCTCCTTGGCGAACGGCTTGGCCTGCGTGCGTTTCTTCTCGTACTTGTCGGTTAGCATCGTGTCCGCCGTGAGCGGCCGTCCCACCTCGGACGCCGCCGTCCGGCACAGCACGCCCGCCACCTGCCTAGCGCGCAACACACCTCGTACTCCGCACAGCATTTTCCTCACTTTTCTCCGAATAATTTAAACGAACGACCGTGGTTTGAACGAACTCTGCCCGCGACTCGGATTTAATCTAATCTCACCTCTTGCAAGAAGTGGCGGAAAATTTTCGTGAAGCCTTCCAACAACGTGACCTTCGCTTTGCCGGACATTTAAATGGCCCTTTGCGCCATTCGCCGCACTAGACGATTAATctcgcaataattatttcggtACGGAGACTATGgaggaaattgcaaaataaattgttcaaaaacaGTGTTCTCGTCGATCGAAAAGGTTGCCACagctgatttcaaaattactttGTATGTTGATGTACTGCAGCGCCAATGCGGGCAAGGggaacttatttattttttgaaaatttacagcgccAATACCACGTGCATTGACGGCTTATTGAGGCCAGATAATTATTCTCTGTGGGataaagaaagtaaaaaagggataaagaaagaaaattgtccATTATTAGAATTACATAGTTAAAGCATTTATGTTAAGTAGaagttgtaaataaatttgactctTCTATTCATTTTGTGTAGTCCAGGGACTCCAGGCGGGTTGCTGGGAATTTCCAGTTCAGATATTAAAACGCTGATGGAAATATTTCTCTGTGCGATTGATTTACTCTTAGACACCGAACGAGTAAGAATGTCCCCATTTTCCATATTAAATCCTTTTGAGTCACACGTTTTTAACCATCTTTTAACTTACAACTAAACGTTTATTGAACCTGTTGTAAGTTCCAAGTCCTTATTCTCCAATAATTAATTCGTTTTGACcaatttcaaagtaaaattcaagggtaaattgaattaaaaataatatcgtcCAAACCAATTGATgattagcaaaaatataaaaacatacTCTAGAGCTTCAACGAATCAAATTTTGGACGTCACGAATGACGATGTGCGGAAATGCTGACAGTGCTAGCTTTCATTTCCGACCCGTATGGAAACAGACGAGCCGCGTGAGCATGAAATCAGACGAGCAAAACTAAAATTCCGTGGTCTCGAAATGCGCTTCTCACtcacaatttttctgattgtatgaaatcaattttcaaaagaaccACTTTAACATGACAAACTAATCTCAAATAATGCAGATTGCAGTCTCATTCAGGAGTGGAAATGGCCAGAGTAACAGTTACGGCTCAAAACAAtgtgataaatatatttactttCAAACTAATGGCACAATTTGAACTAAGTGTAAATCGTTCTAGCTTACCTGGAGTCGATAACAAAAGGATCGGAGTACAACTGCATGAAAACGTGTGTTCCTCAAGACCGGAAAATATTCGTTGATGAAAACTACTTTTTCGGACCAGATCCTAGGCCGACTGCGAACTGCGACAAAGatgtgatgaaatttaaaattcagccttggagtgaaattataaatttagattttctcaGAATGATAGGGCAATTGACGTAAACCTGTGCAGAATGAATCGTAAGTTCTGTTGGAACAAAATcattatcatttaattttttaattacgaatTTCAGCTGCGTTGACTGGCAACTTATCCTACATTTCAGGCGCaatgtttttctttccaaatatGACAACTACATctaaggtaaaatatttttttcgaaatgttaaaatagaaaaattattaatcattggatgaaatgaaaatttttacccAAAGACTGTATGGCCactattgaaataaatttaaagtttattgcagagaataaaaaaattgatctagCCATAATTTTACCATTaacataaatttgtttattcaaaaaaatttaatttaaaaatttccctctaggttaaatagatatttttcacctgatccgaatttaaaattatgattttgatCTCAGCTTTCCTGGCATGCAGCATTGAAAGCGTGTCGCAACAATCTCGGCCTTCAAATGGCCAGCATTTCGGACGAAAAGGAGAACAACGCTTTCGCGAAATTCCTCATGGAAAACAAAGGTATCCCTCAAGTCATTTCCTTATGTATATCTCAGGGTAAAATAAtcatgataattatttaattaattttttagctgcCCTTAACATGCAGAAGGACAGCTTTTGGACCTCAGGAGCAAATTTTTTCGGCGACGACTTTACGTGGATGGAAACAGGCGACAGAGTAGTTTACACAAACTGGGCCGGCGGGAAACTTTCCGGGGGTGGAAAATGTATTCAGATTTcgtaagatttatttttatgcacgTATCCATGAGATTTTATAAATCTTCTGATTCGCAGGCTGGCTGGAGGGAAGATGGTGTGGAAGGACGCCGACTGCAGCACAGAAAGCAGGGTTGTTTGCGAGGTCATGGATGAATGCTATAAAAGCACTTGTGACACCAGtgccacaaaaaaataaatttgttcaaatctATTGTTTTGAATGTCGTTTATATTTACTAGAGGGCACATTTTAATCCACGCCAAGAGTCcaagttttaagaaatttcatgAAGTATATAGTAATAGTCggattaaaaaacaaatgaaattattaaataatttcagagaaaaaaccatagatgagaaaaattgctcctTTTTTCCTGATTCATTTGATTGAAGATAATATAATACCAACTGGAGGGTTTGCCAAAtctgtttaaaatgaaacagtcTTAGTTTAACTCACTTAgagtttaaatatatatatttaatatattttgcagaaaaatgggGGCATATctcgtttgaaaataatgatcaTTTCGCTCCAGAGAACACATACAGAGAGAGTGGGTAAGCTTTACCTGCACATTGAATACACAATATTTGGTTCAACTTGGAATGCTAGGCCCTGTTTTCGAAAGGCAGCAAACTGCTAATCAGATTTAAAGATAGAGAGACTCTATGCTAAGACGATATACTGATAGTATTATATTACATTGTTATAAAAATGCATCGTCAACTGCATTGGTTCTGATGAGTTACAGTCAAAGGGATTTAAGGGACGTTTCTGATACAGAGAACACTAAGATGGCGCAAAAATGCAACGATGACTATTTACTCCAATTGCCTTCGAGCAGCGAAGAAGCCGCGGCCTCCATGTTCCAGGCTGTCCTACGAAGGGCTTCCTCACAATGAATTTTGGGAGCCAGTCCCAATCTGAAGCAGTAAagaatcaaaaattattttaaaaaaagtggtTATTTAAAGTGAAACTAAAACTCTAATTTACCCCGCAACGGAATTAAtggaatgatttttatttagcaatattcaaaaaaattgaccATAA
This window encodes:
- the LOC135940219 gene encoding RWD domain-containing protein 1; this translates as MMDHHEEQVNEIEALDSIYCGDFEIISVQPYHEFAIPVRADSDDEVCLSCTLKFTYTPKYPDEVPQIEVQDAENFEETDRLAEHLKETAQENLGMVMVFTLVSAAQEWLNQLGDELKDKKEEMVRLKVEAEEEAERKRFEGTRVTVESFMKWKKAFDEEMSVFKKKVKEDKDSKKLTGKELFLLDKSLNESDLKFLEEGDDFKVDETLFEDMDELDLDEMDEEDDS
- the LOC135940221 gene encoding uncharacterized protein LOC135940221, giving the protein MLRKLLLACLLANVVLGFVDDGQLSFRNKTYIIGSKKFSWYKAFTYCAEKGMHLLNLESINSNKWLTNYLDVKIHLGDMRDDLVPPYWVSAFCEQKSGRIRWVTPEVQPSGQEPIACTALGKDEQSCILIYNNHAEHTMDKFDVSPCYNLSSFICEN
- the LOC135940216 gene encoding zinc finger protein 234-like, encoding MSGKAKVTLLEGFTKIFRHFLQELHQSEVILDYAFSIKTESISDTQDCVSILVTALQDLQIGINDIIVQSQRPPINWCKEEIISPLNEVPLDDPFHDAENFVSDETQQLDAAGLLVHWDDKQEATEEPVIVIKNIDKDAASLEVLNSVFDAVSEKSWTESEPQEPLDEEQQFECLNCNETFSDAGKLEAHRAKNHTLPTACDLCGKALSSVSALQAHCKKEHGGAGCFSCPTCKKRFMLRLSYDRHLKTHNPSLTAVCEICGKAFKRADYMKRHYMMHSQKKPHKCDKCEKTFSNPSSLKIHKNQVHDQVKEHSCEKCGKKFARADKLKDHMKRHDNVRSHSCEFCGRKYVEKRDLRKHLEKCGMNKSVMDKANIAKHADPT
- the LOC135940213 gene encoding complex I assembly factor ACAD9, mitochondrial-like yields the protein MLCGVRGVLRARQVAGVLCRTAASEVGRPLTADTMLTDKYEKKRTQAKPFAKELFLGRVDCDLFAYPEVLDPERLQTLNEMVAPIEKFFNERLDSRAIDREAKIPPEVLNALKEMGLFGQQIPEEFGGLGLNATEFARIAEVTALDGSVAVTLAAHQSIGLKGLLICGTEEQKRKYLPRLATGEWVAAFCLTEPSSGSDAASIQTRATLDKDGKTWRLNGGKIWISNGGIADFFTVFAKTEQFDEMGQKVDKVTAFVVERGFGGITSGKPEDKLGIRGSNTTEVHFDNTPIPMENVLGEVGGGFKVAMNILNSGRFSMGSSSAGVLKKLIKLVTTHATERKQFGKQLKEFGLIKEKVAKLSLDVYAMESMAYMTAGILDLYDNPDCAMEAAMVKVYSSEAAWTGVSECLQILGGLGYMKDYPYERYLRDSRIMMIFEGTNEILRIFISVLGLQHAGAELQETVRKARNPLLYPGYTYRLLRTQFRHKMDSPKMNLRLKGFTHPSLEAATNNVEYCVLRLQYATMMVLQRYGKDVIDAQLELRRIADIAINVYAAFASVSRASRSYCIGLHNAEYELVLAHTVTLKTLALVRQYVGELEAGPLNGLDQAHMDIGKKVFEKGGYYAAHPLSKNFV
- the LOC135940218 gene encoding uncharacterized protein LOC135940218 encodes the protein METDEPREHEIRRAKLKFRGLEMRFSLTIFLIIAVSFRSGNGQSNSYGSKQSYLESITKGSEYNCMKTCVPQDRKIFVDENYFFGPDPRPTANCDKDNDRAIDVNLCRMNPALTGNLSYISGAMFFFPNMTTTSKLSWHAALKACRNNLGLQMASISDEKENNAFAKFLMENKAALNMQKDSFWTSGANFFGDDFTWMETGDRVVYTNWAGGKLSGGGKCIQISLAGGKMVWKDADCSTESRVVCEVMDECYKSTCDTSATKK